The sequence below is a genomic window from Oscillospiraceae bacterium.
GCCTTCGGCGGTGACGCCGTATTTTTCGCCCCTCGCCTTCACGCGTTCTTCATTGATGTCGCAGAACGCATACAGCTCCACGTTGGGGTTTTTCAAATAGCTCTCGATGTGGTTGCCTGCGATTCCGCCGGTGCCGATGATGCCGATTTTCAGTTTTTTCATGGGGTTTTTCCTCCGAATTTGATTGATTCTTTATTTCTCGCCGAAGAAGGCAGCGAAGCCCTTGAAAGTCATATAGACGTCGGTCTTTGCGACGAGTTCAAACGGCGCGTGCATCGAAAGGACCGGAACGCCGATATCGACAACGTCCATCTCGAGCCCCGCGACATACAGCGCGACCGTGCCGCCGCCGCCCTGGTCGACTTTACCGAGTTCGCCGATCTGCCAGCCGATGTTATTGTCGTTGAAGAGCTTGCGGACCTTGCCGCAGAACTCCGCGCTGCTGTCGTTGCTGCTGCTCTTACCGCCGTGTCCGGTGTATTTGGTCATAACGGGGCCGCGGTTGACATAGCAGGTGTTGCGCTTTTCGCTGACGCTGGCCCAGGTCGGGTCGAACGCCGCGTTGACGTCGGCGGACAGGCAGCTGCTGTGTTCGATCAAATCGTAATACTTCACACCCTGATTGTCGGCGAGATTTTGCAAAAAGTTTTTCAAGAAGTCGCTGTTCAGGCCGGTTGCGCCGACTGAGCCGATCTCTTCTTTATCGGCTAAAATTGTAATGGTCGTATAAGCGGGCTTATCAATGCTCAGCTGCGCCATCAAACCGGGATAGGCGCAGACGCGGTCGTCGTGGCCGTATGCGCCGATCAGCGAACGATCGAGACCGACGTCGCTCGCTTTAAACGCGGGGACAGCCTCGAGTTCGGCAGATAAAAAGTCCTCTTCAATGATGCCGTATTTTTCGTTTAAGAGCTTCATCACCGAGAGCTTGACTTTTTCGGAGACCTTGTCGTCTTTGATCGGAAGGGAGCCGACCACGATATTCAGCTCTTCGCCCGCGATACCTGCGGACAAGGTGCGGGTGCTTTGATCCTTAGCCAGATGCGGCAGTAAATCGGTAATGCAGAGTTTGGGTTCGCTGTCCGCTTCGCCGAGCGTGACATCAACGCAGGTACCGTCTTTTTTGCAGATCACGCCGTGCAAAGAGAGCGGAATCGCCGTCCACTGATATTTGCGGATGCCGCCGTAGTAATGGGTCTTGAACAGTGCGATTTCGCTGTCTTCATACAGCGGATTCGGTTTGAGATCGAGGCGCGGGGCGTCGACATGGGCGGCGACGATTCGCACGCCATCGGAAAGCGGCCTTGTCCCCAGTTGAGCAAAGATGATCGACTTACCGCGGTTATTTTGATAAAACCTATCGCCTTTTTTGTACTTTTTAGAGCGATCCATCGGTTTGAATCCGGATTGCTCGGCGATGGCGATGGCAGCTTTGACAGCCTCGCGCTCGGTTTTGCCGTTGTCGAGGAACTTTTTATAATCCTCGCAGAACGCCTCTGCCTTTTTCAGTTCGTCTTCGCCGAGGGTGGTGCCGAGGTTTTTGGGTTCCATGAAAAGTGCTTTTTTCAATTTTTCAAATTCGCTCTCTGTTTTAATAGGTTCACACATGTTATTGACTCCAATCTATTTTAATGTTGAAATCTTGATTGATTCGAACACTTCGCGGGCGAAGTCCCGCAGTTGTTCTTGGGTGCCGTTGTTGATATAATAACGCATTTTCTCGATGCGTTCAAGGGGCTTTTTGGCTTTTAACCGGGTTACGGCGGCCTCGCGAGTCAGATGGTCGCGCGCTGTAATGCGGTCTATGCGCGTCTGTTCGTCGGCATCGATGACCGCCACGACATCGCAGATTTGATCCAATCTGCCCTCGACAAGCAGCGGCGCGTCCAGAGCGACCGTGCTTTTCGCTTTTTGTATCTTATTATCAATAATTTTTAGAATCGCCGGATGGGTGATTTGATTGAGCAGTTCGGTCTTTATCGGGTCGGAAAAAGCGATTAAAGCCAGTTTTCGGCGATTGAGACGGCCGTCTTTGGTCAGAATTTCTACTCCGAACGCTTTGACCAGTTCGGCAAGGCATGGCGAGCCCTTTTTGGTCACCGAGTGGGCGATTTTATCGCAGTCGATCACGGTGCAGCCGAATTCGGCAAGATAAGCGCAAAACAGCCCTTTCCCCGCCCCGC
It includes:
- a CDS encoding Gfo/Idh/MocA family oxidoreductase; translation: MKKLKIGIIGTGGIAGNHIESYLKNPNVELYAFCDINEERVKARGEKYGVTAEG
- a CDS encoding aminopeptidase, whose translation is MCEPIKTESEFEKLKKALFMEPKNLGTTLGEDELKKAEAFCEDYKKFLDNGKTEREAVKAAIAIAEQSGFKPMDRSKKYKKGDRFYQNNRGKSIIFAQLGTRPLSDGVRIVAAHVDAPRLDLKPNPLYEDSEIALFKTHYYGGIRKYQWTAIPLSLHGVICKKDGTCVDVTLGEADSEPKLCITDLLPHLAKDQSTRTLSAGIAGEELNIVVGSLPIKDDKVSEKVKLSVMKLLNEKYGIIEEDFLSAELEAVPAFKASDVGLDRSLIGAYGHDDRVCAYPGLMAQLSIDKPAYTTITILADKEEIGSVGATGLNSDFLKNFLQNLADNQGVKYYDLIEHSSCLSADVNAAFDPTWASVSEKRNTCYVNRGPVMTKYTGHGGKSSSNDSSAEFCGKVRKLFNDNNIGWQIGELGKVDQGGGGTVALYVAGLEMDVVDIGVPVLSMHAPFELVAKTDVYMTFKGFAAFFGEK
- the coaE gene encoding dephospho-CoA kinase (Dephospho-CoA kinase (CoaE) performs the final step in coenzyme A biosynthesis.) yields the protein MNKIIGVTGPSGAGKGLFCAYLAEFGCTVIDCDKIAHSVTKKGSPCLAELVKAFGVEILTKDGRLNRRKLALIAFSDPIKTELLNQITHPAILKIIDNKIQKAKSTVALDAPLLVEGRLDQICDVVAVIDADEQTRIDRITARDHLTREAAVTRLKAKKPLERIEKMRYYINNGTQEQLRDFAREVFESIKISTLK